One stretch of Chryseobacterium sp. LJ668 DNA includes these proteins:
- a CDS encoding HAD family hydrolase — protein sequence MKTDIDIQNHAHFSFDLWLTLIKSHPEFKAKRVELFTSFFSIDQPLDEITKTVKYYDDLCNTINEVIGGNVDTYEIYLLILNSLNVDLKQLNRDKLNEFYQKSEDLFLEYKPVVIFEDLHQFFDEIKNQGKTINILSNTGFIKGATMRKFLIEENLDQYIDFHIYSDELKISKPNPLVFQEVKNNLKNQNLLMSQVLHIGDNAIADYKGAKDFGFNAHLLTHQI from the coding sequence TTGAAAACAGATATCGACATCCAAAACCACGCTCATTTCTCTTTTGATCTGTGGCTCACTCTCATAAAATCTCATCCGGAATTTAAAGCAAAACGCGTTGAGCTTTTCACCTCATTTTTCAGTATTGATCAACCTTTAGATGAAATTACAAAAACCGTAAAATACTATGACGATTTGTGTAATACAATCAATGAGGTCATTGGCGGGAATGTTGATACTTATGAGATTTATTTATTGATATTAAATTCTCTAAATGTAGATTTGAAGCAATTAAATAGAGACAAGCTGAATGAATTTTACCAAAAAAGTGAAGACTTATTTTTAGAATACAAACCGGTTGTAATTTTTGAAGATTTGCATCAATTTTTTGATGAGATTAAAAATCAGGGTAAAACCATTAATATTCTGAGCAACACAGGTTTCATTAAGGGTGCCACAATGAGAAAATTCCTGATCGAGGAAAATCTTGATCAGTATATCGATTTCCATATCTATTCTGATGAATTAAAGATTTCTAAACCGAATCCGCTGGTTTTTCAGGAGGTCAAAAATAATCTCAAAAATCAGAATCTTTTGATGAGCCAAGTTTTGCATATTGGTGACAATGCGATTGCAGATTATAAAGGAGCAAAGGATTTCGGTTTCAATGCACATCTACTAACACACCAAATTTAA
- a CDS encoding transposase produces the protein MLYKVIHIGQSIKELVDQKEINIERICNFLNKDEEFVKSNYESKSIDTDLLLRWSKLLEYDFFRIYSSHMILYAPPSAVNKTNQKSDKAPQFRKNIYTQEIKNFIIKKIDSGEMTQADVIKEYSIPKSTLHRWLQKK, from the coding sequence ATGTTGTACAAAGTAATACATATCGGTCAATCAATCAAGGAACTTGTAGATCAGAAAGAAATTAATATAGAAAGAATCTGCAATTTTTTGAATAAAGACGAGGAATTTGTAAAAAGCAATTATGAAAGCAAGTCGATTGACACTGATCTTCTTTTAAGATGGTCAAAATTGCTCGAATATGATTTTTTCCGGATTTACAGTTCACATATGATTCTTTATGCGCCTCCATCTGCAGTTAATAAAACGAATCAGAAATCAGACAAAGCACCTCAATTCAGGAAAAATATCTATACTCAGGAAATTAAGAATTTTATTATAAAAAAAATAGATTCCGGCGAGATGACACAGGCAGATGTAATCAAAGAATACTCGATCCCAAAAAGTACTCTTCACCGATGGCTTCAGAAAAAGTAG
- a CDS encoding TerD family protein: MAINLQKGQRENINAPKFTIGLGWDINNTSTGGAFDLDASLFLLNDSKKLVSDNHFVFYNNLESPDKAVIHSGDNLTGDGDGDDEQIKIDLTKIDDAVKEITVVVTIHDADNRKQNFGQVRNSFIRIFNTDTNEEILKYELDEDFSIETAVEFGRIYNRNGEWKFEAVGAGQRDGLDKFVSMYQ; encoded by the coding sequence ATGGCTATTAACTTACAGAAAGGACAAAGAGAAAATATAAACGCACCCAAATTTACAATCGGTTTAGGATGGGATATCAACAATACATCTACAGGCGGAGCATTTGATTTGGATGCCTCTCTTTTCCTATTGAATGACAGCAAAAAACTGGTGTCAGACAACCATTTTGTTTTTTATAACAACCTTGAATCTCCGGATAAAGCAGTGATACATTCCGGTGATAATTTGACGGGTGATGGTGATGGTGACGATGAGCAGATCAAAATAGATTTAACTAAAATTGATGATGCTGTAAAAGAAATCACTGTAGTAGTGACCATTCATGATGCGGATAACAGAAAGCAAAACTTCGGGCAGGTGAGAAATTCTTTCATCAGAATTTTTAATACAGATACCAATGAAGAGATCTTAAAATATGAATTAGACGAAGATTTCTCAATAGAAACCGCAGTAGAATTCGGGAGAATCTACAACAGAAATGGAGAATGGAAATTTGAAGCGGTAGGTGCGGGTCAAAGAGATGGTTTAGATAAATTTGTATCAATGTATCAATAA
- a CDS encoding phosphoribosyltransferase family protein: MNTRYSLHKIDSAHEFTFSPAEYSYFKYGDKSFAEKFAKELFEGFIADHHEILNTDKEIVVLPSPYMAIPTASNFLCFYFKKQLDFYLFLKGKRSSIISKINRNHTYTTDYGNLSFEDRKSLIANDTYYLDKDFLKGKLCIFIDDIKITGSHEFTVNKILNEYDVNADFLFLYYAELTNFEIDPKIENFFNYYTVKDVKDVADVMLKPSFQFNTRIVKYILGLESSNFDYLTSKIKKEQIAHLLELAISNNYHLIKEYETNINTLTQTEYNYGY, from the coding sequence ATGAACACACGCTACAGTTTACATAAAATAGACTCTGCGCACGAATTTACTTTCTCACCTGCAGAATACAGCTATTTTAAGTATGGTGACAAATCGTTTGCCGAGAAATTCGCTAAAGAATTATTTGAAGGATTTATTGCAGATCATCATGAAATTTTAAATACAGATAAGGAAATTGTCGTATTGCCAAGTCCTTACATGGCAATTCCGACAGCATCTAATTTTTTGTGCTTTTATTTTAAAAAACAACTCGATTTTTATTTATTTCTGAAAGGAAAAAGATCGAGCATCATTTCAAAAATAAACAGAAATCATACCTACACCACAGATTACGGAAATCTAAGTTTTGAAGATCGTAAAAGTTTGATTGCCAATGATACCTATTATCTGGATAAAGATTTTCTGAAAGGTAAGCTCTGTATTTTTATTGATGATATCAAAATTACAGGCAGCCACGAGTTTACGGTCAATAAAATATTAAATGAGTATGATGTAAATGCTGATTTTCTCTTTTTATATTACGCCGAACTGACCAATTTTGAAATCGATCCGAAAATTGAAAATTTCTTTAATTACTATACAGTAAAAGATGTAAAGGATGTTGCTGATGTAATGCTGAAGCCCAGTTTCCAGTTCAATACCAGGATTGTAAAATATATTTTAGGCTTAGAATCAAGTAATTTTGATTATCTTACGTCTAAAATAAAAAAAGAGCAGATAGCTCATCTTTTGGAGCTGGCCATCAGCAACAATTATCATTTGATCAAAGAATACGAAACCAATATAAATACTTTAACGCAAACAGAATATAATTATGGCTATTAA
- a CDS encoding SulP family inorganic anion transporter, translating to MRNTALFDFSKKINYKNELLAGFTVAMTMIPESLSFAILAGLSPLTGLYAAFMMGLVTAVLGGRPGMVSGGAGATIVVLIALIKSHGVEYLFAAVALAGIFQMLVGVLKLGKFVRLIPQPVMYGFLNGLAVIIFMAQIEQFKVIEENGVVRWLQGSSLYIMGGLTALTIAIVYFFPKLTKIVPASLAAIIVVFSIVLGFNIPTKTVSDIASISGSLPSFHIPEISFSFETLQIIFPYAIIMAGVGLIESLLTLSMVDEITDSKGNANKESVAQGLANITNGFFGGMGGCAMVAQTLVNLNAGSRARLSGIIASLTILIIILIGAPFIGKIPMAALVGVMMVVSVSTFQWVSIRIINKMPKSDIFVGMTVALITILLHNLALAVLVGVIIAALVFAWDNAKRIRARKHIDEDGIKHYEIFGPLFFGSVATFADKFDPTNDPHEVVADFKESRVVDMSAIDALDKLSKRYSQLGKKLYLRHLSEDCRKMLKNAEAVIEVNIQEDPTYKVMPEV from the coding sequence ATGAGAAACACTGCTCTTTTTGATTTTTCAAAAAAAATAAACTATAAAAATGAACTGTTAGCCGGGTTTACTGTTGCCATGACCATGATTCCGGAGTCGCTTTCTTTTGCAATTCTCGCAGGATTATCACCATTGACGGGTTTGTATGCGGCTTTTATGATGGGGTTGGTCACTGCGGTTTTAGGAGGACGTCCCGGAATGGTTTCCGGTGGAGCAGGAGCTACAATTGTAGTTTTGATTGCCTTAATAAAGTCTCACGGTGTAGAGTATCTTTTCGCCGCTGTTGCCCTTGCCGGAATTTTTCAAATGCTGGTTGGAGTTCTTAAATTAGGAAAGTTTGTACGTCTGATCCCGCAGCCGGTCATGTACGGATTTCTGAACGGGCTTGCTGTGATTATTTTTATGGCACAAATCGAACAATTTAAAGTTATTGAAGAAAATGGAGTTGTCCGTTGGCTTCAAGGTTCTTCCTTATATATTATGGGAGGTTTGACTGCTTTAACAATTGCAATCGTTTATTTTTTTCCAAAACTAACAAAGATAGTACCCGCATCTCTTGCTGCGATCATTGTCGTATTTTCAATTGTTTTAGGATTTAATATTCCTACAAAAACGGTTTCAGACATCGCGAGTATCAGTGGCAGTCTGCCTTCTTTTCATATTCCGGAAATTTCTTTTTCTTTCGAGACGCTACAGATTATTTTTCCTTACGCAATAATTATGGCGGGAGTGGGATTGATTGAATCTTTGCTGACTCTATCAATGGTTGATGAGATTACCGATTCTAAAGGAAATGCAAACAAAGAATCTGTTGCACAGGGTCTTGCAAATATTACCAATGGTTTTTTTGGAGGAATGGGTGGCTGTGCGATGGTTGCGCAGACTTTGGTCAATCTTAATGCAGGTTCCCGAGCAAGACTTTCAGGAATTATTGCATCACTCACGATTTTAATAATCATTTTGATTGGAGCACCTTTTATAGGTAAAATTCCGATGGCGGCTCTGGTTGGTGTCATGATGGTGGTCTCGGTAAGTACATTTCAGTGGGTTTCAATCCGAATTATCAACAAAATGCCCAAGTCAGATATTTTTGTAGGGATGACGGTTGCTCTGATTACGATTCTTCTTCACAATTTGGCTTTAGCGGTTTTGGTGGGAGTCATTATTGCAGCTTTAGTTTTCGCCTGGGATAATGCCAAACGAATTCGTGCGAGAAAGCATATTGATGAAGATGGAATTAAGCATTATGAAATTTTCGGACCTTTGTTTTTTGGTTCCGTAGCAACATTTGCAGATAAATTTGATCCCACAAACGACCCACATGAAGTGGTTGCTGATTTTAAGGAAAGCAGAGTTGTCGATATGAGCGCTATCGATGCATTAGATAAATTATCCAAACGTTACAGCCAGCTTGGTAAAAAACTATATTTGAGACATCTGAGTGAAGACTGCAGAAAAATGTTGAAAAATGCCGAAGCGGTAATAGAAGTCAATATTCAGGAAGACCCCACTTATAAAGTGATGCCCGAAGTTTAG
- a CDS encoding toxic anion resistance protein, with product MDNQENQNVDPLQSIEPLKTFEPTPIQPAQPTQSSAPAVLVDRDGNVNLSQIQDAERHKYELLANAIDETNPGSIVNFGSDLQKTLANQSDSFLGNVRRSNSGEVGELINNLLVELNYVDVDEINGSKVKGFLSRLPFMKKMLTQVDNLFAKYDKITSNIDQISHKVNAGIITSTKDNAVLQTIFDSNVNSIKAIEELVIAGNLRMEKAAVELAEMETNVQNFADYQIADKRDFINRLDRRLADLKVVRLIMMQSLPQIRLVQNNNVSIAEKAQTILTTTLPVWKNQLSLAVAMHRQQQNIEVQQKVSSTTEEILRKNAERLGQNSINVAKANEQTIVSAETLKETTAMLINTLNEVKQIQKQGTESRRKLDQDLQTLESELKANIRG from the coding sequence ATGGACAATCAGGAAAATCAAAATGTAGACCCGCTTCAGTCGATTGAGCCTCTGAAAACATTTGAGCCAACACCAATACAGCCGGCTCAGCCAACTCAAAGTTCGGCTCCGGCAGTTTTGGTAGACAGGGACGGAAATGTGAATTTAAGTCAGATTCAGGATGCAGAACGTCATAAGTATGAGCTGCTAGCCAATGCAATTGATGAAACCAATCCCGGCTCGATCGTAAATTTCGGTTCAGATTTACAAAAAACTTTGGCGAATCAGAGTGACAGCTTCCTAGGAAATGTAAGAAGGTCAAATTCCGGTGAAGTTGGTGAGCTGATTAATAATTTGCTAGTAGAATTAAATTATGTTGATGTTGATGAGATCAATGGCAGCAAAGTGAAAGGCTTTCTGAGCAGACTTCCTTTTATGAAAAAGATGTTGACTCAGGTAGACAACCTTTTTGCGAAATATGATAAAATTACCAGCAATATCGATCAGATTTCGCATAAAGTAAATGCAGGAATCATCACTTCTACTAAAGATAATGCGGTATTACAGACCATTTTCGACAGCAATGTCAATTCAATCAAAGCGATTGAAGAATTGGTCATTGCAGGAAACCTAAGGATGGAAAAAGCGGCTGTTGAATTGGCAGAAATGGAAACCAATGTTCAGAATTTTGCCGATTATCAGATTGCTGACAAAAGAGATTTCATCAATAGATTAGACAGAAGACTTGCTGATCTGAAAGTAGTTCGTCTGATTATGATGCAGTCACTGCCACAAATCAGGTTGGTACAAAATAACAATGTTTCAATAGCTGAAAAAGCACAGACGATTTTGACCACAACTTTACCGGTTTGGAAAAACCAGCTTTCATTGGCGGTTGCAATGCACAGACAACAGCAGAATATTGAAGTTCAGCAGAAAGTATCTTCCACAACAGAAGAAATTCTGAGAAAAAATGCAGAACGTTTAGGTCAGAATTCAATTAACGTAGCTAAAGCCAACGAGCAAACCATTGTTTCAGCGGAAACACTGAAAGAGACAACAGCAATGCTGATCAACACCTTAAATGAAGTGAAACAAATTCAAAAACAGGGTACAGAAAGCAGAAGAAAATTAGATCAGGATCTTCAGACGTTAGAATCAGAATTAAAAGCAAATATCAGAGGATAA
- a CDS encoding helix-turn-helix domain-containing protein: protein MKPNYTKIYHDLLLEEYPEKLKDVKVRELLQKLNTSDEVIKFNEKIFEQSKESLENNQKLRTYDKETMLKILMYQKEHGFSSSYISKKYKISRTTLTKWKRICEEDLQ from the coding sequence ATGAAACCAAATTACACCAAAATCTATCACGATCTTCTGCTCGAAGAATATCCTGAAAAATTAAAAGACGTAAAAGTACGAGAGCTTCTGCAAAAGCTTAATACCAGCGATGAAGTCATTAAATTCAATGAAAAAATTTTCGAGCAATCAAAAGAAAGTCTGGAGAACAATCAAAAGCTGAGAACATACGATAAAGAAACGATGTTGAAAATTCTGATGTACCAGAAAGAGCACGGCTTTTCGAGCAGTTATATTTCAAAAAAATATAAAATCAGCAGAACGACCCTTACAAAATGGAAGCGAATCTGCGAAGAAGATTTGCAATAA
- a CDS encoding slipin family protein, protein MVKNVHIKAYQIGLVFKNRNLVEILKEGHYWLFGNKSVEIFETKSQFKAGEDLNLLLKNENLASMVEVVEVKDGEIVLVYENGIFKEILNVGQYAFWKDVVDRKFQKVDLTKVEITENISKTILENVKLKSFVRKFVITNQYQGLLLIDGKLNKVLQAGTYYFWNNEISVEVKAIDTRMQQMEIAGQELLTKDKAMLRINFYVRYQVEDVVKALMNNKEYDKQLYILMQLALREFVGAITLDELLVKKDSVGREILENLGTKAGELGLKASDAGIRDVILTGEMKEIMNQVLIAEKKAQANSIMRREETASTRSLLNTAKLMEENEVLWKLKEMEYMEKIADKIGDITVSGNSNILSQLKEIFAK, encoded by the coding sequence CGGTTTGGTTTTTAAAAACCGGAATCTGGTTGAGATTTTGAAAGAAGGTCATTACTGGCTTTTCGGAAATAAATCGGTAGAGATTTTTGAAACGAAATCTCAGTTTAAGGCAGGAGAAGATCTGAATCTTTTGCTAAAGAATGAAAATCTGGCTTCAATGGTAGAAGTCGTAGAGGTAAAAGACGGCGAGATTGTTTTGGTTTACGAAAACGGAATTTTTAAAGAAATTTTGAACGTAGGTCAATATGCTTTCTGGAAAGATGTAGTTGACAGAAAATTTCAAAAAGTTGATTTAACGAAAGTAGAAATCACTGAAAATATTTCTAAAACAATTCTTGAAAACGTAAAGCTTAAAAGTTTTGTAAGAAAGTTTGTTATCACCAATCAGTATCAAGGTCTGTTGCTGATCGACGGTAAACTAAACAAGGTTTTGCAAGCAGGCACCTATTACTTCTGGAACAATGAAATTTCTGTTGAGGTAAAAGCCATCGACACGCGCATGCAGCAAATGGAAATTGCAGGCCAGGAACTGCTGACAAAAGATAAAGCAATGCTTCGCATCAATTTTTATGTGCGTTACCAGGTAGAAGATGTTGTGAAAGCTTTGATGAATAACAAAGAGTATGATAAGCAGCTTTACATTTTGATGCAATTGGCTTTGCGTGAATTCGTAGGAGCCATTACATTGGATGAATTGCTGGTGAAGAAAGATTCTGTAGGCAGAGAAATTCTTGAAAATCTCGGAACAAAAGCCGGTGAATTGGGTCTAAAAGCTTCTGATGCCGGAATTCGTGATGTTATCTTAACCGGTGAGATGAAAGAAATCATGAATCAGGTGTTGATCGCTGAGAAAAAAGCCCAAGCCAACAGCATCATGCGTCGTGAGGAAACGGCTTCTACAAGAAGTTTGCTGAACACCGCAAAATTGATGGAAGAAAATGAGGTACTGTGGAAACTAAAAGAAATGGAATACATGGAGAAAATCGCCGACAAAATCGGAGATATCACCGTTTCCGGTAACAGCAATATCCTTTCTCAGCTGAAAGAGATTTTTGCGAAATGA